The Saprospiraceae bacterium genome includes the window TCTTGTTCCGTAGCAAGGGGAATAGATGCACGGATAGACTTGAGGGTTTGCATATAAGGAGAGTCGACCAACCATTTGGCTTCGTAACCGCATATCTTAGGTAGGTTCTCTGGCAATTCAGAGAAATCCTCTTCGATGATCGGAAGGAGGGTATAGTTGCTCATGTTACCAATCACACCAAAGGACAATTCTGCGCCTGTTAAAAACGCTTCCACCAAGATGGGTTTGCCATATCCAAATTGGGCCCTGATTTTTTGAATGGCATTCGTCAATTCTTCAATCGTATAAGCTACATTTTCCTGGGTGATACCAAAGCTGGAGTCACCAAAATTCGGTTTTGCAATGACGGGAAAAGGGATGTTGAGTTCAAAGAGATTCTCATCTGCGGTGATGACAAAGGCATCAGCAACAGGTACGCCGATTTCGGTAGCGATGCCCCTGATCAAGGATTTGTCATAACAATATGCCAGGGTTTGAGGGTTGGAGCCGGTATAAGGCAGTTTCATAATTTCTAGCAGTGCAGGAATGTGCAATTCTTTGACCGCTTCATTATTAAAACCCTCATCGCACAAATTAAAAACCAAATCTACCTTGCCGATCAATTTTTGTAAATCCCCAATCAAGGTATGGTGGTCACTATAATAGCTGAACTTATACTTCGTCGATTTGCTCAAGGCTATCTTGAGTTTCTCGATGGTTTCAAAATCGTCAGAATCGAATTTTTCATCGGGTTTGATGATATCATTGATTGATGGGTCACCTAATAATACCGCAACATGCATCAGATCTTTGCGGGTCTTTTTGGGCGTCCATTCTTTAGTAGCCTGACCTGTAAGGATAAACCTTTGCTCCATCATACCGAGATCCTGGTTCCTTATGGAGTCAGACCCGATGTTTCCATGAAAAGCCACTTCTTTGAAACCAACCTTTTCTACCAGTTCAGTCAATTCCTCCTTTGTATAAAGCCTTTCAGCATAAAACTGATCTACCAAGACGCCTTTTTCCGTATGGGTAATCACTTCTCGTGAAATCAACCGATGGTTATCGGCAGCAAGCGACCTTTCTCTACAGACAAAATGTTTTTTATCTATCCATTCCCAACTTCTTGAGGTATAGTGATCTCGTAAATGGGCGCCATCAGCAATGTCTAATAAGATTTTTCCTGCTGGTTTGAGTACCCTGAATATTTCCTTGAGAATTTTGATATCATCATCTAGGGTTTCAAAATAGCCAAAGCTATTACCCAGAATAGTGACTGCATCAAAAGTGTCGGTAGCATAAGGTAATTTTCTGGCATCTCCTTCCTTGAAATTAATGGATAAGCCTTTCTTTTGAGCAATGCTTTTTCCCCTTTGGATAAGGTACCTTGACCTATCGAGGCCGAAAAGCTTAAAGTTGCCCTTTGTACCCAGCTCAATGAGGTGTCTACCCTGCCCACAAGCTAAATCTAAAACGACATCCCCTTCCTTGAGCTGGAGGAGGCTTGAAAATAGCGCGACTTCCGATGCGGTAATGTTGTTATCTTCCACCACATCTGCATCGGTTTTGAGGTACATGGAGTTGAAAATTCGCTTCCACCAGTCAGCATGCAAATGTTGCTCCAGGTTTTCAACGGGTCCCTTTGTTTTTGGGTTTTTTACTAAATTTTTTTTCCTTGCCAGGATGTCCGGTTTCATTAAAATGTATGCTTGATTTGAATGAGATAATAAATAAGGTACGCTTAAATTGAAAAAAACGATACGAAAGTAGAGCAATTTTTAATTCCCTGCTGAAATTGCAGGTTTTTTCTCAATTAGTAGTTTTTCATCCGTCTCTTCTTCCCTCCTGACAATGTAATTAAAGCTCCTCTGACCTGTCTGTTGCAATAGCCGGTGCTAAGGAGAATTGAGAAATGGTATTCCTAAGCGCTTCAGTCAGGTTGAGATCAACAGCAGCCAAGGCTGGCTTTAGCTGCTCCACACTTCGTGCACCGATAATGGGCGCCGTGATCCCCGGATGTGCAGCTACCCAGGCAATGGCCAGGCTGACTGGGTTGTAATGGTTTGCTTTGGCGAAGGCTAAGAAAGATTGGATGGCATGCTGGTTGCTTTCCTCCTCATAGCGTTTTTGGTACATGGTATTGGTATTGAACCGTCCCTCGGTCGGTTGCTGTTGAACATATTTGCCAGTCAGTAAACCGCCGGCGAGCGGACTATATGGAAAGACCCCCAAGCCTTCACTCAAGGCCATTGGCAAAATTTCGGACTCACATTGGCGCTTGAGCAGGTTGTACATGGGTTGCAGACAAGCGATGGGAGCGTAGTTGAATTGTTGGGTAATAGCAATGGCTTTCATTACTTGCCAGGCCGCAAAATTGCTGATGCCCAAGTAGAGAACCTTCCCCTGCCGTACAAAATCATTGAGCGTGGATAAGGTCTCTTCTAAAGGCGTTTCTTCGTCAAAATGATGAAGGTAGAATAGGTCAATATAATCTGTTTGCAAGTTTTTTAGGCTGTATTCCAGCGATTTCGTTAAGTGAAATCGACTCAGACCCCTGCCGTTGATGTCTTGCGTGAGGGGAAAATAAGCTTTGGAGGTAATGATTACTTCATCCCTATGATCCTTAATCAAGCGACCCAGAATGCGCTCTGATTCGCCATTGGCATAACCATTGGCACAATCAAAAAAGTTAATCCCTTTGTCACGGCACAAGCCGTAAATGTCTTTACTGACCGCCTCATCGGCTGCATCGCCAAAGGTCATGGTTCCCAGGCAAAGAGCGGACACTTTTAAGCCCGAACGGCCTATGTTTTTATACTCCATGTTTTTTGGATTGGTTTATATGGTCCAATATAGTAAAATGAAACCCTTCATTGACAAATCTCGTGGGCAATCCTAAAAAGAAAGCAAAAACGACCCAAGGAAGTGTGCTTTCTTTTTAGGATTGCCTTTAGATCACGAAATTTGTCAAAGAACCAACGAAAATAATAGCGCTAATGTCGCAGGCTATTTAGAGCATGTTTGGAGGTCGCTTTTGGAGGAGAAAAGTATTCATTTTATGCTGAAACGAGGCGTTTTTTGAAGAGCATACCTGGAAGGTACGGTCAAAAAAAAACAACGAAGTGTCAGCGAAAAAGGGATGGTTTTCTACCCAAAGGGTGACCTCCAAACATGCTCTTAGGCAAACCAAACGCTATGATTGAGCCGCCGGGTTCTTCTTGGTCTCCTGTAACGGCGATCACGACCAGCTGCCGCCCATTACAGCGGTAAGTGGCCGGTGTGGCAAAGCCGCCGTTGGGTAGGGTTGTTTCCCAGAGCAGCGCGCCATTATTTTTATCGAAAGCCCGGAATTTCTTGTCTTGGGTGGCGGCGATGAAAACGAGTCCGCCGGCCGTTACAATAGGGCCGCCCCAATTTTCAGTGCCTGTTTCGGGCTCGCCCGCTTTTTGCCTCTCCGGATCGTTACCTAGCGGGATCTGCCAGGTGTATTCGCCTGTGTTTAGGTCTAGCGCATGTAGCGTACCCCAGGGTGCTTTGATGGCTGGGTAACCGGCTGGATCCCGAAAGTAACCGTAGGCAGTAATATTGCGGTAGCCACTGGGTGATTCCTTTTGCTGGTCGGCAGCCCCACTCGATTTCTTTTCTTCCAATTCAAAGAGGAAAGCGATGATCGCTTCTTCCTGTGCTTGACTGAGGTGGGAATAGGCCGGCATCCGGCCGCCACCGGATCTTATTTTGGCAATTGCCTCCCCTTGGTTCATGCGCAACGATAAGCCGCGTAGCGAAGGATACGTTGGGGCCTGTCCACTTCGATTACCGCCGTGGCAGATGGCGCAATTATTTAAGTAGTAACGTTCTCCTCTGACATAGAGGCTTTGGTCCCGGCTTTGCTCCTCCAGCGATTCTTTCTGCAAGGTGATGATCTCTGGCGATTCATTGGCATTGAAAAAGAGGCGCCCGGAATTTGGGTCAAAGGCTGACCCACCCCATTCTGATCCCCCCCGCGTACCTGGGATCATCAAGGTGCCCCTCGGATCTGGCGGGGTGAAGAGCCCTTCAGATCGCAATTCCTTTAGCCTATTCAGGACGGCCAGATGCGCTTCCTCAGAGGCATCAGTGAGGTCGGCCTCCGTTATACCCTGACGAACGTAGGGTGCTGGTTTGGTGGGAAAGGGCTGGGTGGGCCAGACTTCTTCGCCAGGAACCCTGGAAGCTGGTACGGGCCGCTCTTCGATAGGAAAAAGCGAGACGCCACTTTCCCGATCGAAAAGATAAAGAAATCCTGTTTTGGAAGTTAAGGAAACCGCATCGATCTTCCGTCCATTGCGTTCGACGGTCACCAAAGTGGGAGGTGCCGGCAGATCATAATCCCACAGGTCGTGATGCACCGTTTGAAAATGCCAGCGGAGCTTGCCAGTGCGGGCATCGAGGGCGATTAGTGAATTGCCATACAAATTTTGACCTTTACGGTCTGCACCATAAAAATCGTAGGTGGGTGACCCCAGGGGGATATAGACCATGCCCCGTTTTTCATCCAGGCTCATGCCGCCCCAATTATTAGCACCGCCCGTATATTTCCAGGCATCGGGAGGCCAGGTTTCGTAGCCAGGCTCTCCGGGCTGAGGAATGGTATGGAATATCCAACCCAGCCTGCCGGTCCGCACATCGTAGGCTCGGATATGTCCTGGTGCTGCGCCATAAGACTCGGACACCTCCGAACCCAGGATCAAAAGATCTTCAAAGACGATACCTGGAGAGGTTGGTTTGACCCAGACGGAGTCCGGATTAACCCCCAACCCTTCATTCAAATTGATCCGCCCATTGTTGCCAAAGGTCGGAATAGGCTGCCCCGTCTTGGCATTTATCGCAAAAAGGAAATTTTCGGCAGTGAAGAGAATACGCTCTTCTGTGTCGTCTCGCCAATAGGCCACGCCACGCTTCATTCCGCCGCCGCGACCCCCATCGAAGGGATCAAAAGACCAGCGTTTTTCCCCCGTACAGGCATCGATAGCATATAGCCAGCTACGCGAAGAGGTGGCGTAAAGGACATCATCAATAATAATTGGATTACATTCGTACTTGCCGTATGTTGTGCCTGCTGGCACATCGTCGTGTCGGTAGGTCCAGGCTACTTCCAATTGAGCGACATTATCACGGTTAATCTGATCCAGGCTCGAATAGCTGGTGCTTCCCGCATCGCTTTTGTATACGGGCCAGGAATCTTGTAAATATTCCTCTTGGCCACAGGCGACAGCCAAAAGGAGGAGCAAAAAGAAATGGATACTGCGATGCATAGGTTATTCCTTTACCGTCCAAATGAAAGAGCCATCTAACAAATCGAGGTAGTTGTTTTGTAGCTTCTTTTTAAGTTTCGCCTTTTTTTGAGCGTGGCCTGTCAAGAGATTGCGGGCTTCGCCAATATCCGTGGAAATGTCGTAAACTTCAAAATCGACGAGTTTGGCTGCTTTGATTTCGGCAATGTTTTGGTCATTGAGGTTTTGGTATTTCTTCTCCAGATCCAATTTCGCCAAAACTTTCCATTTGCCATCCCGCATGGCCACTCGGTGTTCATTCAGTGCATTGTAGTAAGCCCAGATCAGCGGCTTTTTGCGGCTTATTTTTTTGTTGTTTAAAGCGGGTAAAAAGCTGGTGCCGTCTAATTGGAGCGTTTCCGGTACTTGTGCACCCGCTAATTGGCAAAAACTGGGCAAAAAATCCAAGGCGGAGACGACCTGGTCTGCGGTTTGTCCAGCTTTGATGCCCTGGGGCCAGCGCATAATGCCCGCCACCCGAAAACCAGCATCGGTTGTCCATAGCTTCATCCCGCGTAGGGGCGTTGCCCTGCCATAGGAGTAACTGGCGGCTGGGTAACGATCGAGGGTCTCTGGACCGTTGTCGGCGGTGAAAACGACGAGGGTGTTCTCATCCAGGGAAAGCCGTTTCAGGGCGTCTAAAAATTTGCCGACGGCTATGTCTACATTTTCGACATTGGCAAAAAAAGTGGCTTCTTTTTCATTTTTGGCGACATTCCGGTAGCGGTCTACGATTTCCGCCGGAGACGCAACGGGCTCGTGTGGCTCGTGAAAGGCCAGGTACAAGAAAAAAGGTTGCCCTGGCTTTTCCTTCGTTTGTTTTTCCAGCCATTGAATGCCTTCCTGGGCCACGATTTGGCAGCTATAGCCTTCCACCTCGCCAATGGCCTGACCATTTCTGACAAAATTTTGCGGGTTTTGGTGGGAGGGCGCCGCATTGTTTTGGGTGGCCAGCCAGTGGTCAAACCCTGCCTCGCCAGGCTGCGGCTGCACTCCTGAATTGAATAGGGAATTGCAGTGCCATTTGCCTGCCATCGCAGTGGCATAACCCGCTTTTTTCAAGAGAAGCGGAATGGTGGTTTCCTCTCGGCGCATATGCACTTGCTCCCGGGCATCTGGTTTCGCCTCCGCAGCTGGCGGAATCCAATCGAAAACCCCAGCCCGATTGGGACTGCGTCCCGTTAATAGCCCCACGCGGGACGGTGAGCAGACCGGTGCGGCAGAATAAAAATTGGTGAAGCGAATGCCCTCAGCGCTCATCTGATCCAGGTTGGGGCTTTTGATATAGGGGTGGCCATAAACAGCCAGGTCGCCATACCCGAGGTCGTCACAAAGAATGACCACAATATTAGGGCGACTATTCTGGGCAAGTAGCTCACTGCTGGTGGAAAAGATAGCAAGCAGCAAAAAAAATAAAAATGGTAGGTTCTTCATGGAAATGGTTTGTCGGTTTGTTTACAGGCAAGTTACTAAAAAGTAAATTTGCTGAAAAGAGATAATCAGTAGTTATTGACACATAGGTCAAAAAGCACTAAATTTGGAGGGCAAAATACCGTTTCGACTTTCAAACATGTGTTCAATCTTATAAAGTTGGTTATTAACAGACCTCAGATGACTAAATCATTAATTCTATTTTCAATGTTGGGAGCTTGTTTAATTAGCTTTCAAGTGGAATCCTCTTATCCAACGACCTCCAATTATAAATCTTTTGTGGAACAACATTACGCTGGTAGTGTTAAAGAATTTGAAACCCAAATAAATTCTACCATACGTTATCCAGCGATGTCGAGGCATCGTTGTGAAATTGGGGAAGCAATTGTTGAAATTAAAATAGCGGATAGCAAGGTTAAGCAAATTACTTTTAATAACCGCTTACCAAAATTATTGGAGGAGCAAATTACTCAAACCATAATGTCTACTAATGGGCAATGGAAGCCTAGCGCTTCAGGTGAAGTTTTAGAAATGAGCTTTGGTTTTCAATTAGGTTTTGAAATCCTAATAGGCGGCGATTTTAAAGTGCAAGCCATTCCGTTATCAGGGAGTACTTCCTGCGAAGCCACTGAGGAAATAGAGGCTAGTGTCAAAAAGTGGATGGCCAAAAAGAAGTACCAAAAAGCACTAGCAAATTGCGAAAAACTATTGAGCCGTTATCCCCGTAATAAAGAATATCTGCTCTGGTATGATAAGTTACAAGCTGAGCTGAATTAGGCCAGGCATATAATTTTCAGTTGCCATTATATTTATCTTGGCAATAGCAGTTTCAATAGTGTTTTTTTAACCTCCTCATCATACCCCTCTATCACCTTAAGGACCGTCCCCTCGGCGTCAATTAAAGCAAAGGAGGGTGCAAAGTAAAGAGAGAAACTTTCAATCATATGGCTCTCCTGTCCAAAAGCGGTAAAGGGGAAATTCTTTTTTGCCAAATATTTTTTCAAAACAGAACCCTTATTTTGGAAACTGCTGTAGTAAATATTGATGTCAGGGTTAAAATGGTAGCCTTCCTTTTGCCAATCTTTTAAGGCGATTTCACAAGGTGCACAACCGATGAAGGAAAACAGGATTAAACTTAATTTTCCTGGAGTCCCATAAATAGCGGTTTCCTGGCCGTTTATATCGATGAAGGTTTTGGCCGCCACCTTTTCTCCTACTTTAATGGGGGTCCATTCGAAGGCTTCAAATTCATCTTCCGACTTAATGTTGGTATAGTCCAGTAGTTTTAAGCGCTCCAATGTTTTTAGATTAAAGGAGGTATTTTCATAATGGTAGTTGCTAAAATAATGATTAGCTATTTGTAGGGTATCTTCGCTACTGATAATGATGTCCTGTATCTGGTGAATATTGCCCGCCTCGGCAGCGATGTAATACAATCGTTGATACCTGATGATCTGGCTGCTATCCGACATGGATTTTCTTTGGGTTTCCTTTTTATAAATATAGCTTCTTTTGTGGTTGATCATCGTCTCAAAAACGCTATCAAAATCAGAAAAAGCGGGAACCTGCATCGGATTAACCGCAAAAAAAGACAGATTGGAAAAATAGTTTGGATCATCTTTAATCTCCTCTTCCTCAAAACTTACCCTTATCTTTTCTGCATGCTTGAATTTTTCATAATGGAAACCATCAAATAGGTGTTCTTCCTTTCCCGTAAGAGCGTGTATTCCGAAGCCGTGGTAACTGCTATCTGTTTTGAAATAAACGATACTGGCAGTATCTGCATAATGCGTTTCGTTAAAAATATTATCCGTTTCATTGATGTAATCATAACTGATTACCTGGCTATCTTTTTGCTTTTGAAGGGCTTTGAGGAGCGTTTTTTCAGCGGAATTGGTCGCACAGGATGCTAAATAGGAAGCGGTGATAAGTAAAAGGAATAGCTTAGAAAATTTCGTCATTTTATAGGATAGGTTTAGCTATAATAGACCAATATCTGTGCGCTTGGGTTGGTAATAAAGGTTTATATAGTAGTCCATGGCCCATTGCGGCTATTGACCATGGACCCTAATTATTCTATAATCGCCTGGTATACCATGGTTTGAAACGTCTCCCTAGCCTGTAAATGATTGTAGGGCATCAATTGAATCATCAATAGTATAATCATGTCTTCTTTGGGGTCAATTCTGAAAAAAGTACCGGCGGCTCCGCCCCAGCCATAACTTCCTTCGGAACCGATTGCTTCTGTTGCGGCCAAATCAGTGGTGACAGAAAAACCTAAGCCAAAACTTATTCCTTTTCCAGGCAATACAATTGGGCCTCCGGCATGTGTAATACCTTGGGTGTGATCTTTCGTCATCAACTCAATGGTTTTCGGACTTAGTATTCTCGCCCCATCCAGTTCACCCCCATTCAACAGCATTTGGGAAAAGCGCATATAGTCCATCGTCGTGGAAACAAGGCCACCACCTCCGGAAAACATGGTTACTTCTTTCGTATACCGACTTGTTTCAGGATGGTCGATCACCTTCAGTTTACCCGATTCCTCGGTGGTGTAATTAGTGACAAACCGGTCATCTTTTTCATCAGGGACTTCAAAATGGGTATCTTCCATACCTAGTGGTTTAAAAATATGAGTGGAAAGGAATTGATCCAAAGGCTGGCCGGAAAGTACCTCTACCAAATAGCCACAAACATCGGTAGAGACACTATAGCGCCATCCTGTTCCCGGTTCGTAATAAAGGGGTAGAGTACTCAGGTGCTGGACAAAGGCTTTGTTGTCTTTCATCGCAGAGCGATTCGCACTCTTATACAAGGAATCTACATAGGTATTAGGGCCCCAGCCGTAGCCAAAGCCAGTCGTGTGGCGAAGCACATCTATGATCCGAATGTGGTTTTTGGCAGGAGCGGTTTCCCTGCCTCCGGTATGAACCCGGAGGTCTTTCATTTCGGGGATGTACTTATATAGCGGGTCATTTAATTGAAATTTTCCGTCCTCATAAAGCATCATTAAGGCGACCGAGACAATGGGTTTGGTCATTGAGTATATACGCCAAATACTATTGTCTTCTAGTGGTTGTTGACGGTCCAAATCGGCAAAACCATAGGTGTCAAAATGCACCAATTGGCCTTTTCGAAGGATCGCCGTTTGTACACCAGCCAATTGTCCATGGTCTACAAATTCGTGCATTTGTTTGTCGAGTTTATCCAAACGCGCACCGGAAATGCCGACAGATTCGGGAAGCCCAATGGTTGGCGCATGTTGTGCATAAATGGAAGTAACGAAAAACAAGAACAGTAGGTTGGTGCTTAGTTGAATCTTCATTTTTGTTTGATTTTGAGCATTACAACGAAATTTTCATGAAAATAGAACCTTCTCCCGCAATAACCCAAAACTTTATTAAATTTAGGACATAACAAAACGAAAACACCTTTATTCAAATGATAAGGAAGTATAAATACACGATCCAATGTCTTGGGGTAACAGGCCTTTTGTTGCTTAGCATAGCCTGCCAGGAAGAGTCAAGCATAGACCTACCAATCAAAGACCCCGCCACCCATCAAGCCATGCTGGATTCATTGGCAAAAGCCATGGACTGGCCGAGTGCGCTCGATTTCGCCTATTTTGTCGGTCCAGATGTTACCCCCAGTCCTGCTTGCCTGGCCGTCGCTCCTACGGGGGAAGTATTTGTAGGTGTGGATATGATTGGTTCCTTAGGAAAGGAGCCTGGCAAGGGGCGCATTGTCAAATTGATAGATGCCAACCATGATGGGGTAGCGGATATCCATACCGTTTTTGCAGAAGTAGATAATCCTCGAGGCTTGCTGCCAATCGGGGATAAAGTATATGTGCTTCATACCACTTTTTCGGAAGAAACCAAGATCGCGAGTGGAATGGATTTGGTGGTATTTGAAGACCTGGATGAGGATGGTATGGCTGATGGCCCGTCAAAGCCTTTAATACAAAACATCAGCTCTCCCAAGTTTCTGCAAAGCCGCGGAACCGATCACGCCACTAATGGGATTCGTATGGGGATTGATGGCTGGATTTACATTGCGGTGGGAGATTTCGGCTTCCATGATGCGGTGGATCGGTCGGGTAAGAAGATGACCATGTTGGGCGGCGGCATCGTCAGGGTCCGGCCTGATGGCACAGAAATGGAGGTTTATACACATGGTCTTCGCAACATTTACGATGTTGCCATTGACCCATTTATGAATATCTATACCCGAGGCAATACCAATGATGGCGGCGGCTGGAACATCCGATTTGCCCATCAAATTCAATCTGGAGAATATGGTTACCCTGTTCTTTTTAAGCATTTCACGGATGAAATTTTGCCGGCCCTGGTAGATGTCGGTGGCGGATCCGGGACGGGATCACTATTTATGGATGAACCCAACTGGCCAGGCCAATATAATAAGGTGCCCATGATGTCTGATTGGGGCAGAAACAGGCTATTTATTCATCGATTAACCAATGATGGAGCCAGCTTTAAACAAAAAGAGGAAAACTTCATTGAATTGTCTCAAATCACAGACCTGGATGTTGATGGTGCTGGCCAACTATTCCTCTCTGCCTGGGATGGTGCCGGTTATCGCGGTGACCCTGATAAGGGATATGTTATTCGTGCGGTACCCAAAGATTGGACCTACAAAACCTTCCCGAACCTTAAAGACGCTTCTTTTAAAGTGTTAGCTAAGTTATTAAAAAGCGAAAGTGCGGTGGCGCGTTTGCATGCACAACAAGCTTTGCTCTCCCGGCCAGCAGAAAAAGCGGCTTCCATTGCCTGGAAAGTGGCACAAGATAAAAAACTGAGCAAGGAGGCACGTGTAGCAGGCATTTTTACCTATGCACAAATTGCAGAAAAGGAGGGCATTGAAAAACTACTCCAACTCGCCCAGGACACTGCCGTGCAAGCCTTCGTCTTGAGGGCCTTGGCCGACCGTAAGGGCTGGGTTGACCAGGTTCCCTTGCAGCCATTTATTGAGGGGATGAGCAATCCGTCTGTCCATGTTCAAATTGCAGCCATGGTCGGCATGGGAAGACTCGGTAAAATCGAAGCTGCCCAATACTTGTTGACGGTGCCTGTTCCGGCCTCGGCCGTGGCGCCAGCCAAGGGGACAGAGGGCCTTCACGCCACGCCCAATTCAGCCATTATTCCTTCGCACATCGCCATTCGCTCCCTGGTGAGTCTTAATGCCGTGGAGGCCTGTGTTGCAGCTATTGTTGGCGAACAATCCGATTTAGCCATTCGAGCCTTGCGCTATATGCACGATCCGCGGGCTGTAGATGGACTGATTACCGCCTATCAAACCACCGAAGCAGAAGGATTAAGGCCCAAAATACTCAGTACACTTTCTCGCCTATACAAAAAAGAAGCACCCTATGATGGCTCCTGGTGGTGGAGTACCCGGCCAGATACCCACGGCCCTTATTACAAACCCGTCACCTGGGAGGCTTCCGAAACCATCGCCGCCTTTCTAAAAGAGGAATGGGCGCAAGCTGATGCCACAGAAAAAACTTTTTTTGCCGATCTCAATGGCAAAAACCAAATGGGAATTGAAGCTTTTGGAGGAGAGGAAGAGGATGTGGTACTGGCAGATAACGACATCAACCTTGGTCAGATCAGTAATAAGAAAGGACAGGTTGGCAAAGCCTCTATTGAGGATGTCATGTTAGCGATAGCGGATATTAAGGGCGATCCTATTGCCGGTGCAAAATTATTTACCCAACAGGGATGCGTCGCTTGCCATAGTCTCCGCAAAAGCGAGCCGCTGAAAGGCCCTTTCATGGGACAAGTGGGCTCTATTATGACCCGAGACCAAATCGCAGAATCGATCCTTAAACCGAATGCTTCTATCTCTCAGGGTTTTGCATCGGTGGTGATTACGGCCAAAGGGGATAAGAGTTATGTAGGCTTTATATCTGAAGAATCGGCGGAAAAGGTAGTCATTAGAAACATTGCAGGCCATGTTTTTACAATCAAAACGGAAGATATCTTAACCCGAGAGGAGTTGGAAATGTCGATGATGCCGTCGGGGCTAGCCAATGCCCTCTCTTATGAGGAGTTTGCTGCCTTGGTCACCTTTTTGTCCCAGCAGAAGGGGTGAGAAAAATAATTGCTGGGCGAAAACAGGCTCTAAAAGAAACAATGAATTTTTAGAAAATAGGTTCAACCTTCCAACGCATATGAAAAATCATCTCAATCGACGTCATTTTATCCAACGATTGGCCCTATTAGGGGGCGTTTCGATGGTACTTCCTTTTGGGTGCAAAGAAAGTATCCCAAATGATATCCGGATCAGCAGGATTGTCCAGTTCACCTTTAAAGGGAAACGGCCTAAATTCGTAGGAAAAAATTCGCGACTTGATGACCATACCGAATTTGGCAGGGATAGAGGCATCTTGGTCTTTACGGATAATGGCTTGGTTGGAATCGGAACATATCGGGGCGATCGGAACTCGATGCAAGCTTTTTTGGGTAAGAGTTTACTGGATTGGTATAATGAGGCTGAAAAGAAATTTGTATTGGGTGAGGACAATCGGGGTACGATGGCCTTTTGGGATGTGTTGGGTCAGCATTATAAAAAGCCGCTTTGGCAGTTATTAGGTACCTCAAAACGGGAGAAAGTACCTTTATATGATGGCACGATCTATTTTCAAGACTTACTGCCTCAATTTGCTGACAATTACATGGATCAGTTCAAAAAAGAATTTGATATGGGAGTGGCAGCGGGGCACAATTTTTTCAAAATGAAGGTGGGCCGAGGGGCCAAATGGATGGAGGCAGCAGCTGGCTATCAAAGAGACCTAGAAATCTTAGCGGCTTGCCGGGAATACATTGGACCTGACATTAAAATAGGGGTAGATGCCAACAATGGAATGAATTTGGAATCGACCAAACAAATGCTAAAAGATTTACCCAATTTTGA containing:
- a CDS encoding serine hydrolase domain-containing protein codes for the protein MKIQLSTNLLFLFFVTSIYAQHAPTIGLPESVGISGARLDKLDKQMHEFVDHGQLAGVQTAILRKGQLVHFDTYGFADLDRQQPLEDNSIWRIYSMTKPIVSVALMMLYEDGKFQLNDPLYKYIPEMKDLRVHTGGRETAPAKNHIRIIDVLRHTTGFGYGWGPNTYVDSLYKSANRSAMKDNKAFVQHLSTLPLYYEPGTGWRYSVSTDVCGYLVEVLSGQPLDQFLSTHIFKPLGMEDTHFEVPDEKDDRFVTNYTTEESGKLKVIDHPETSRYTKEVTMFSGGGGLVSTTMDYMRFSQMLLNGGELDGARILSPKTIELMTKDHTQGITHAGGPIVLPGKGISFGLGFSVTTDLAATEAIGSEGSYGWGGAAGTFFRIDPKEDMIILLMIQLMPYNHLQARETFQTMVYQAIIE
- a CDS encoding enolase C-terminal domain-like protein is translated as MKNHLNRRHFIQRLALLGGVSMVLPFGCKESIPNDIRISRIVQFTFKGKRPKFVGKNSRLDDHTEFGRDRGILVFTDNGLVGIGTYRGDRNSMQAFLGKSLLDWYNEAEKKFVLGEDNRGTMAFWDVLGQHYKKPLWQLLGTSKREKVPLYDGTIYFQDLLPQFADNYMDQFKKEFDMGVAAGHNFFKMKVGRGAKWMEAAAGYQRDLEILAACREYIGPDIKIGVDANNGMNLESTKQMLKDLPNFDFEFIEEMFPEEVALDLELKNFIKENGWDTLIADFESQKEVDVFLPFMEARCIDVMQGDMNQFGIEGIMAEAAIGQPYGATVAPHNWGSLLGYYCLLHLGKVIENWYMAEQDALSLASITPIGFEVKDGLTTVTEAPGLGLKVDVEAFMKEAEIVEDLKA